From the Streptomyces sp. SN-593 genome, the window CCGGACGTGGCGGCTGAAGGAGCCCGAGACGTGGTGGTTCTTGCCGTGGATGTCGGCGCCGATCGCGCCGCCGACGGTGACGTAGCGGGTCCCCGGGGTGACCGGCACGAACCAGCCGAGCGGCAGCAGCACCTCCATCAGCCGGTGCAGCGACACCCCGGCGTCGCAGGTGACCACGCCGCCCACGGCGTCGATCTCGTGGATGCGGTCCAGGCCCGTCATGTCGAGCACGGCGCCGCCGGCGTTCTGCGCGGCGTCGCCGTAGGCCCGGCCCAGGCCCCGGGCGATGGCGCCGCGGCCGTCGCAGGCCCGTACCGCCTCGACGGCCTCCTCGTACGTACCCGGGCGCAGCAGCCGGGCGGTGGTCGGGGCGGTGCGGCCCCAGCCGGTGACGGAGGTGGTGGCCGGCGCGGGCGGTACGGGCATGTCCGTGAACGTACCGCCGACGGGGGAGCGGGCCTGCCCTCTTGGGTGAGGTTCGGCGGGATATGCGGCTTTTCTCACCGTAACGGTCGATCGGTAGGGATAAGGGCGCGGGCGGCACGGTAGAGATCCACAGTCCGATGGCCGAATCGTATGACTCATGCGCCGGGCCGTCCGGCAGGACCCGTACGGCGCGGCGCCGCACGGCCGGCAGACCCGTACGACCCGTACGACCGGAAGGACCCGTAGGACCCGTGCCACCCGTGCGGCGGGACCGAACGGCGCGCACGACCGGGGGGACGGCAAGCCCGACGGAGGAAGCGAGGAGGTGCGGCCGGTGTTCCGCCCGGATCATGACCTGCTGGCCCTGCTGCGCGGCTGCGGCCGCCGGCCCGGTGCCGCCGCCGCGGCGCGCGTGCTGTCGCTGGCCGGCGAGCACGGCGCGCTCTGGCTCACCGCAGGGCTGGCCGGCGCCGCCGCCGACCCGGCGCGCCGCGGCGCGTGGCTGCGTGCCACCACCCTGGTCGCCGCCTCGCACGCCGCGAGCATGGCCGTCAAGCGCGTGGTGCGCCGCCCGCGCCCGCAACTGCCGCCCGGCGCCGCGCCCCTGGTGCGCACCGCGGGCCGGCACAGCTTCCCCAGCTCCCACGCCGCCTCCTCCGCCGCGGCCGCGCTCGCGTTCGGCACGCTCGTCCCGGCCGCCCCGCTGCGCCCGCTCGCGGCCGCGGTCTGCGTGTCCCGGCTGGTCGCGGGCGTCCACTACCCGACCGATGTCGCCTTCGGCGCGCTGCT encodes:
- a CDS encoding phosphatase PAP2 family protein, with protein sequence MFRPDHDLLALLRGCGRRPGAAAAARVLSLAGEHGALWLTAGLAGAAADPARRGAWLRATTLVAASHAASMAVKRVVRRPRPQLPPGAAPLVRTAGRHSFPSSHAASSAAAALAFGTLVPAAPLRPLAAAVCVSRLVAGVHYPTDVAFGALLGATTARLGRDWTHRGVR